A window of Haloarcula laminariae contains these coding sequences:
- a CDS encoding metal-dependent hydrolase, whose translation MHREGHYGASLLAYAPLLFGAMALGFPTAGVGGAVLALALAMVPDWDQQMPGVAHRGVTHTVHFAGAVAVVTALLGAGMGATASDGNALVVIGGAVFGGAAGALAILGHIGADALTPMGVDPLGEDGPHISYGVCRADNQLGNYALLALGIAGGLVAFYAGRGVNTALGV comes from the coding sequence ATGCACCGGGAAGGCCACTACGGGGCGTCACTGCTCGCGTATGCCCCGCTGTTATTCGGTGCAATGGCGCTCGGCTTTCCGACCGCCGGGGTTGGGGGCGCTGTCCTGGCGCTCGCGCTGGCGATGGTCCCGGATTGGGACCAACAAATGCCGGGTGTCGCCCACCGAGGGGTGACGCATACGGTTCACTTTGCCGGGGCCGTGGCCGTGGTGACGGCCCTGCTCGGCGCTGGCATGGGGGCGACGGCTTCGGACGGGAACGCGCTCGTCGTCATTGGTGGGGCCGTGTTCGGTGGGGCGGCCGGGGCGCTGGCGATTCTCGGCCATATCGGGGCCGACGCCCTGACGCCGATGGGTGTCGACCCGCTCGGCGAGGACGGCCCGCATATCTCCTACGGCGTGTGTCGGGCCGACAACCAGCTCGGAAACTACGCCCTGCTCGCGCTCGGTATCGCCGGCGGGTTGGTGGCCTTCTACGCCGGGCGCGGGGTGAACACGGCGCTGGGGGTGTGA
- a CDS encoding helix-turn-helix domain-containing protein: protein MYARPTNDENARIDTEPGLTPAHQAPLATAATVDLDGGTVTDLWRDLLDADAVREAFVRAVRAFARDRTTADLLDALDDRDVPVHLHSKIDAVARGDRREAWHLAADVVPALGQSWTTTEDLLATASLFDALPSTPTLAVRLGEGFRDRRRDQRADVCRLLDALARGFDVSLVVSNVTRLWLAQEHREHLPGVSEWCSTDRDCGPLSGVVDDALATLDADGRPVSLLRRIAEEPGETTTYHALYAAVSVGESRVRQCIADLVDLGLVATFGPDEGRKVELLDAGREFLQEIPQQRTLPESVSDTPQHSQQGRVTTRSGQGGTDRRPYQTAYLSRPHHTATVACGTTGGVNVVEHPEEPADTDRTRWVSYDESRDEAVISVRATGAMQYAVSVALALSSPRLLDAVPSARLAEIDDPPAILRDARCIGALSDATLAEGTVRDAFVEWGEELADMTTALHRGEYDDRDAFRGEIIRSAHGLAGSVVHLLDAVGVDVTREVRVPGGLSFDKLDSLAESIGVSTAIQSSYGAFAAYRQLLETRDDKRRSALSPTVDATDPFGELLGSVVVRGPDVDRLRPALAEHLEDLADPVDDAPEFAVRIPLRTVGREAFATAATRTLKRKGLSPTRPAVSVCHALAGSPYDVARSLHQLSPEEDGRDVRLDEVRYALATLSADRIVPDLPPTAGALISTLLAAEKPLSQSTLSDRADVSPQSIRRHRDRLTALGVLTFDAGEYRLALSFQTPEERRDAVAPDMVGERFRDAVDALLLEHLPPDRYADPEDAVAGALFHPPDPWGIVDAEPTLRPWVDLAAALTATARPSRTLSVSVGPTVEQEPLSTEASEVSAGSDAVEPVAPTEN, encoded by the coding sequence ATGTACGCCCGACCCACCAACGACGAGAACGCACGTATCGACACTGAGCCAGGGCTGACGCCGGCCCATCAAGCCCCCTTAGCGACGGCCGCGACAGTCGACCTCGACGGCGGGACCGTTACGGACCTCTGGCGGGACCTCCTCGACGCCGACGCCGTCCGTGAGGCGTTCGTTCGGGCTGTCCGGGCGTTCGCACGGGACCGGACGACGGCCGACCTCCTCGACGCGCTCGACGACCGCGACGTTCCGGTTCATCTACACAGTAAGATTGACGCCGTCGCTCGCGGGGACCGTCGCGAAGCGTGGCACCTGGCGGCCGACGTGGTCCCGGCGCTGGGCCAGAGTTGGACGACGACTGAGGACCTCCTCGCGACGGCGAGCCTATTCGACGCGCTCCCGTCGACGCCGACGCTGGCGGTTCGGCTCGGCGAGGGGTTCCGGGACCGCCGGCGGGACCAACGGGCCGATGTGTGCCGGCTCCTCGACGCGCTGGCCCGTGGGTTCGATGTGTCGCTTGTGGTGTCGAACGTAACCCGTCTCTGGTTGGCACAGGAACACCGAGAGCACCTTCCCGGCGTTAGTGAGTGGTGCAGTACGGACCGTGACTGTGGCCCCCTGTCGGGCGTCGTCGACGACGCGCTCGCGACGCTCGACGCCGACGGTCGGCCGGTGTCACTCCTCCGGCGTATCGCCGAGGAGCCGGGAGAGACGACGACGTATCACGCGCTTTATGCGGCCGTGTCTGTCGGTGAGTCGCGCGTTCGGCAGTGTATCGCCGACCTCGTCGACCTTGGGCTCGTCGCGACGTTCGGACCCGATGAGGGTCGGAAGGTGGAGCTCCTCGACGCCGGCCGCGAGTTCCTTCAGGAAATCCCCCAACAGCGGACCCTTCCTGAGAGCGTTAGCGACACCCCACAACATTCCCAACAGGGCCGTGTAACCACGCGCTCGGGACAGGGGGGGACGGACCGGCGGCCGTACCAAACAGCGTACCTCAGTCGGCCGCACCACACCGCGACGGTGGCTTGTGGCACTACTGGCGGTGTGAATGTGGTCGAACACCCCGAGGAACCGGCCGATACGGACCGAACCCGCTGGGTGAGTTACGACGAGAGCCGGGACGAAGCGGTGATTAGTGTCCGGGCGACTGGGGCCATGCAGTACGCGGTGAGTGTTGCACTTGCGTTATCGTCGCCGAGGCTCCTCGACGCTGTCCCGTCGGCCCGGCTCGCCGAGATAGACGACCCGCCGGCGATACTCCGGGACGCCCGCTGTATCGGGGCGCTGTCCGATGCAACACTCGCCGAGGGAACCGTTCGGGATGCGTTCGTCGAGTGGGGCGAGGAGCTGGCCGACATGACGACGGCTCTTCACCGAGGAGAGTACGACGACCGCGACGCGTTCCGGGGCGAGATTATCCGGTCGGCTCACGGGCTCGCCGGCTCGGTGGTTCACCTCCTCGACGCTGTCGGTGTCGACGTAACTCGGGAGGTACGGGTTCCGGGTGGGCTGTCGTTCGATAAACTCGACTCCCTCGCGGAGAGTATCGGTGTTTCGACGGCGATACAATCCAGCTACGGGGCGTTCGCGGCGTATCGCCAGTTGCTTGAAACCCGTGACGACAAACGCCGGTCGGCTCTGTCGCCCACGGTCGACGCGACGGACCCGTTCGGCGAGCTCCTCGGTTCGGTTGTGGTCCGTGGCCCGGATGTCGACAGGCTTCGGCCGGCGCTGGCCGAGCACCTGGAGGACCTCGCCGACCCCGTCGACGACGCCCCGGAGTTCGCGGTTCGTATCCCGCTTCGGACCGTCGGCCGTGAGGCGTTCGCGACGGCCGCGACGAGGACCCTCAAGCGGAAAGGGCTCTCGCCGACCCGTCCGGCGGTGTCTGTGTGTCACGCCCTGGCCGGCTCGCCCTACGACGTGGCCCGGTCCCTACACCAACTCTCGCCCGAGGAGGACGGCCGCGACGTTCGGCTCGACGAGGTACGGTATGCCCTGGCGACGCTGTCGGCCGACCGGATAGTTCCGGACCTTCCCCCGACGGCCGGAGCGCTTATCTCGACGCTGTTAGCGGCCGAGAAACCGCTCTCACAGTCGACGCTGTCCGACCGGGCCGACGTATCCCCTCAGTCTATCCGACGACACCGCGACCGGCTCACGGCGCTGGGGGTCCTCACGTTTGACGCCGGCGAGTATCGGCTCGCGCTGTCGTTCCAAACGCCCGAGGAGCGACGCGACGCCGTGGCCCCGGACATGGTCGGCGAGCGGTTCCGGGACGCTGTCGACGCGCTCCTCTTGGAGCACCTACCACCGGACAGGTACGCCGACCCCGAGGACGCCGTCGCCGGAGCCCTGTTTCATCCGCCCGACCCTTGGGGTATCGTCGACGCCGAGCCGACGCTCCGGCCGTGGGTCGACCTTGCGGCCGCTCTCACGGCGACGGCCCGGCCGAGCCGGACGCTGTCGGTGTCGGTTGGTCCGACTGTTGAGCAGGAGCCACTTTCGACAGAGGCGAGTGAGGTATCGGCCGGTTCCGACGCCGTCGAACCAGTCGCGCCGACAGAGAATTAA